The proteins below are encoded in one region of Mycobacterium shinjukuense:
- a CDS encoding ABC transporter permease: MLFAALRDMQWRKRRLVIAIVSTGLIFGMTLVLTGLANGFRVEARHTVDSMGVDEFVVKSGAAGPFLGSIPFPDVDLARVASLPGVVAAAPLGCVGTMMKEGTSTRNVTAFGAPEHGPGMPQVSEGRAPSTPDEVAASSTVGRHVGDTIEVGTHTLRIVGIVPDSTAMAKIPNVFLTTEGLQRLAYNGQPNITSFGIKGAPRQLPEGYQSFDRTGAVNELVRPLKVAVNSISIVAVLLWIVAVLIVGSVVYLSALERLRDFAVFKAIGTPTRSIVAGLALQALVVALLAALVGVILAQLLAPLFPMIVAVPAGAYLALPVVAIVIGLLASLAGLRRVVAVDPALAFGGP; this comes from the coding sequence GTGCTCTTTGCGGCCCTGCGTGACATGCAATGGCGAAAACGGCGCCTCGTTATCGCGATCGTCAGCACCGGTTTGATCTTCGGGATGACGCTCGTTCTGACCGGGCTCGCCAACGGCTTTCGGGTCGAGGCCAGGCACACCGTGGATTCGATGGGTGTCGACGAATTTGTGGTCAAATCTGGTGCGGCCGGACCGTTTCTGGGTTCGATACCGTTTCCCGATGTTGACCTGGCCCGGGTGGCCTCGTTACCCGGCGTCGTGGCTGCGGCCCCATTGGGTTGCGTGGGGACGATGATGAAGGAAGGCACGTCAACGCGCAACGTCACGGCCTTCGGCGCGCCCGAGCATGGACCGGGCATGCCGCAGGTCTCCGAGGGCCGGGCGCCGTCGACGCCGGACGAGGTGGCGGCGTCGAGCACGGTGGGTCGGCATGTCGGCGACACCATCGAGGTCGGGACGCACACCTTGCGGATCGTCGGCATCGTGCCCGATTCCACGGCAATGGCCAAGATTCCCAACGTCTTCCTGACCACCGAGGGCTTGCAGCGACTGGCCTACAACGGGCAGCCGAACATCACGTCGTTCGGAATCAAAGGTGCACCCCGACAGCTCCCGGAGGGCTACCAGAGCTTCGACCGCACGGGCGCCGTCAACGAGTTGGTGCGCCCGCTGAAGGTCGCGGTGAATTCGATCTCGATCGTGGCCGTCTTGTTGTGGATCGTGGCGGTGCTCATCGTCGGATCGGTGGTGTACCTGTCCGCGCTCGAGCGACTGCGTGACTTCGCGGTGTTCAAGGCGATCGGCACGCCAACGCGCTCGATCGTGGCGGGGCTGGCACTGCAGGCGCTCGTCGTTGCGCTGCTGGCGGCGCTGGTGGGCGTCATCCTCGCGCAGCTGTTGGCGCCGCTCTTCCCGATGATCGTGGCCGTCCCCGCGGGTGCCTACCTGGCGTTACCGGTGGTGGCGATCGTCATCGGTCTGTTGGCCAGCCTGGCCGGGCTGAGGCGCGTGGTGGCCGTCGATCCCGCGCTGGCGTTTGGAGGTCCGTAG
- a CDS encoding ATP-binding cassette domain-containing protein, which produces MGDLSIQNLVVEYYSGGYVLRPINGLNLDVAAGSLVILLGPSGCGKTTLLSCLGGILRPKSGAIKFDDVDITTLEGAALARYRRDKVGIVFQAFNLVPSLTAVENVMVPLRSAGWSRSASRKRAEELLTRVNLQDRMKHRPGDLSGGQQQRVAVARAIALDPPLILADEPTAHLDFIQVEEVLRLIRELADDDRVVVVATHDSRMLPMADRVVELTPEFADTDREPETVQLKAGEVLFEQSTMGELIYVVTEGEFDIVHELADGGEELVKVVGRGDYFGEMGVLFHMPRSATVRARTDATAVGYTAQAFRERLGVGGLRDLIEHRALASD; this is translated from the coding sequence GTGGGCGATCTCAGCATTCAAAACCTTGTCGTCGAATACTACAGCGGCGGATATGTGCTGCGGCCGATCAATGGCTTGAACCTCGACGTGGCGGCCGGGTCACTGGTGATTCTGCTCGGGCCCAGTGGCTGCGGGAAGACGACGCTGCTGTCCTGCCTGGGCGGCATCCTGCGGCCAAAGTCGGGCGCCATCAAGTTCGATGATGTCGACATCACCACCCTCGAGGGGGCCGCGCTGGCGAGGTACCGGCGCGACAAGGTGGGCATCGTCTTTCAGGCGTTCAACCTGGTGCCCAGCCTCACCGCCGTGGAGAACGTGATGGTTCCACTGCGCTCGGCCGGGTGGTCGCGCTCGGCGTCGCGAAAGCGCGCCGAGGAATTGCTGACCCGGGTCAACCTGCAGGACCGAATGAAACACCGACCGGGCGACCTGAGCGGCGGGCAGCAGCAACGCGTCGCGGTCGCCCGCGCGATCGCTTTGGATCCACCGTTGATTCTCGCCGACGAACCGACCGCGCACCTGGACTTCATCCAGGTGGAGGAGGTGCTGCGGCTGATCCGTGAACTCGCCGACGACGACCGTGTCGTGGTGGTCGCCACCCACGACAGCAGGATGTTACCGATGGCCGATCGCGTCGTGGAGCTGACACCCGAGTTCGCCGACACCGACCGAGAACCCGAAACCGTGCAACTCAAGGCCGGCGAGGTGTTGTTTGAGCAGAGCACGATGGGTGAGCTGATCTATGTGGTGACCGAGGGCGAGTTTGACATTGTGCACGAATTAGCCGATGGCGGTGAGGAATTGGTCAAGGTAGTCGGGCGCGGGGACTACTTCGGCGAAATGGGCGTGCTGTTTCACATGCCGCGCTCGGCGACCGTGCGCGCCCGCACCGATGCGACGGCGGTGGGGTACACGGCGCAGGCGTTTCGCGAACGGCTCGGCGTGGGCGGCCTGCGCGACCTGATCGAGCACCGCGCGCTTGCCAGCGACTGA
- a CDS encoding alpha/beta fold hydrolase: MSKIDISAGTIHYEATGPENGRPVVFVHGYLMGGQLWRHVSERLAGQGLRCIAPTWPLGAHPQPLRPGADRTITGIAGIVADVLAALDLDDVVLVGNDTGGVVSQLVAVHHAERLGALVLTSCDAFEHFPPPILKPVIVAAKSKTLFRAMSQVMRAPAARKRAYNGLAHANIDDLTQTWVRPMLTNPAIAEDLRQLSLSLRADVTTAVAARLPGFDKPTLIAWSADDVFFDLGDGERLAATIPNARLEIIEGARTFSMMDRPGRLADLLSTIAVRGPSPR; encoded by the coding sequence ATGTCGAAAATCGACATTAGCGCCGGAACCATTCATTACGAAGCAACCGGGCCCGAGAATGGCAGGCCCGTCGTGTTCGTGCACGGCTACCTGATGGGCGGTCAACTGTGGCGCCACGTCAGCGAACGGCTCGCTGGCCAGGGCCTGCGGTGCATCGCCCCGACCTGGCCGCTCGGCGCGCATCCACAGCCACTGCGGCCGGGCGCCGACCGAACCATCACCGGCATCGCCGGCATCGTCGCCGATGTCCTTGCCGCCCTTGACCTCGACGACGTGGTGCTGGTCGGCAATGACACGGGCGGGGTCGTCAGCCAACTCGTCGCGGTGCACCATGCTGAGCGGCTCGGCGCTCTGGTACTCACCAGTTGCGATGCGTTCGAACACTTTCCGCCGCCGATCCTCAAGCCGGTGATCGTTGCGGCCAAGTCCAAGACGCTGTTCCGGGCGATGAGCCAGGTGATGCGGGCACCGGCCGCCCGCAAGCGGGCATACAACGGCCTGGCGCATGCCAACATCGACGACCTCACCCAGACCTGGGTGCGGCCCATGCTCACCAATCCGGCGATCGCCGAAGACCTGCGGCAACTTTCGCTGTCGCTCCGCGCCGACGTCACCACCGCAGTCGCGGCCCGGCTGCCCGGGTTCGACAAGCCCACGCTCATCGCGTGGTCGGCCGACGACGTGTTCTTTGACCTCGGCGACGGCGAACGACTGGCCGCGACCATCCCCAACGCCCGCCTCGAGATCATCGAGGGAGCGCGGACCTTCTCGATGATGGACCGGCCGGGCCGACTCGCCGATCTGCTGTCAACGATCGCGGTGCGCGGCCCCAGCCCGCGTTAG
- a CDS encoding TetR/AcrR family transcriptional regulator, translated as MEIKRRTQEERSAATRAALISAARTLWGRRGYAEVGTPEIAQEAGVTRGAMYHQFADKAALFRDVVETVEQDVMARLATLVGSSGAATPADAIRSAVDAWFEVSSEPEVRQLILLDAPAVLGWSGFRDVAQRYSLGMTEQLITEAIRVGQLDRLPVRPLAHVLIGALDEAAMFIATADDPKRARRETRQVLRRLIDGMLAG; from the coding sequence ATGGAAATCAAGAGGCGGACTCAGGAAGAGCGCTCCGCGGCGACCCGCGCGGCGCTGATCTCGGCCGCTCGCACACTGTGGGGTCGACGTGGCTATGCGGAGGTGGGGACGCCCGAGATTGCCCAGGAGGCGGGGGTCACCCGCGGTGCGATGTACCACCAATTCGCAGACAAGGCAGCGTTATTCCGCGACGTGGTGGAGACGGTGGAGCAGGATGTGATGGCCCGGCTGGCGACCCTGGTGGGTTCGTCGGGCGCGGCGACGCCCGCGGATGCGATCCGCTCGGCGGTCGACGCCTGGTTCGAGGTCTCCAGCGAGCCCGAGGTGCGTCAGCTGATCCTGTTGGACGCACCCGCCGTGCTCGGCTGGTCCGGCTTCCGTGATGTCGCCCAGCGGTACAGCCTGGGCATGACCGAACAACTGATCACCGAGGCCATCCGCGTGGGCCAACTGGATCGGCTGCCGGTGCGGCCGCTGGCGCACGTGCTCATCGGAGCGCTCGACGAGGCGGCGATGTTCATCGCCACCGCCGACGACCCGAAGCGCGCGCGCCGGGAGACCAGGCAGGTGCTGCGTCGGCTCATCGATGGGATGCTGGCCGGCTAG
- a CDS encoding LysR family transcriptional regulator, with the protein MDPELRLLRYFVTVAEERHFGRAAARLHIAQPPLSQQIHKLERQLGVDLIDRSRRPIELTDAGKALLDEARLALTHAERAFAAARRAAAGHLGHLHIGALQAAVDGVLPYVMRAHRRAYPDVQLELTELGTAEQVAHLVEHRIDVGFLRGPVDEPSLSIQTLIDDPLAAVVCDEEPLADHERITPALLAHQPIVLWARAAAATTYADVVELFRLHDIEPPIVAEVPNIQTILALVASGAGIAVLPTSFINLNRKGVRFIPLHGPLPFRPLALAWRTANQSPSVRCFLDVATQASPQYLRDLGEHYPQLA; encoded by the coding sequence ATGGATCCCGAGCTGCGGTTGCTGCGCTACTTCGTGACCGTTGCCGAGGAACGGCACTTCGGCCGCGCGGCGGCGCGACTGCACATCGCCCAACCGCCGCTAAGTCAGCAGATCCACAAGCTCGAACGCCAGCTGGGGGTGGACCTCATCGATCGGTCCCGGCGTCCGATCGAACTCACCGATGCTGGCAAAGCACTTCTGGATGAGGCTCGGCTGGCGCTCACCCATGCCGAGCGCGCCTTTGCGGCCGCACGCAGGGCTGCCGCCGGTCATCTCGGTCATTTGCATATCGGTGCCCTGCAGGCGGCGGTGGATGGCGTCCTGCCGTACGTCATGCGCGCACATCGCCGGGCATATCCCGACGTCCAGCTCGAGCTGACCGAACTGGGCACCGCCGAGCAGGTGGCCCATCTCGTCGAACACCGCATCGACGTCGGTTTCCTGCGCGGGCCGGTCGATGAGCCGTCGCTGAGCATCCAGACGCTGATCGACGACCCGCTTGCCGCCGTCGTGTGCGACGAGGAGCCTCTTGCCGACCACGAGCGGATCACCCCAGCCCTGCTGGCACATCAGCCGATCGTCTTGTGGGCGCGAGCCGCGGCGGCCACCACATACGCCGACGTCGTCGAGCTATTCCGGCTACATGACATCGAGCCACCGATCGTTGCCGAAGTGCCCAACATCCAGACGATCCTCGCGCTGGTCGCATCTGGAGCGGGAATTGCGGTGTTACCAACGTCTTTCATCAACCTCAACCGAAAAGGAGTCCGGTTTATCCCGCTGCATGGACCCCTTCCATTCCGCCCGCTGGCGTTGGCATGGCGCACCGCCAACCAGTCGCCAAGCGTGCGTTGCTTTCTCGACGTAGCGACACAGGCTTCTCCGCAGTACCTGCGCGACCTCGGCGAGCATTATCCCCAACTCGCATAG
- a CDS encoding UGSC family (seleno)protein: MTNVVYDPCGVVEVEAIPMAPRPTSMVGLRLGVLSNTKWNAAKLLRATVRELAEHGLTFAAVNHYDKQHFSTDASPELIRQMAAENDIALTAIGDCGSCCSACVNDAVRLESAGVPTLVVVTTEFEHEARLQRASRGMAGLEPAVVTHPISSLTLDQLNDRAAEIAAQAWRIWFGAEAPSHRDGAAPMTLGQLGA, from the coding sequence ATGACCAACGTTGTCTACGACCCCTGCGGTGTGGTCGAGGTGGAGGCCATTCCGATGGCTCCCCGACCGACCAGCATGGTGGGGCTGCGCCTGGGTGTGCTGAGCAATACCAAGTGGAACGCGGCCAAGTTGTTGCGCGCCACGGTGCGCGAGTTGGCCGAGCATGGACTCACTTTCGCCGCGGTCAACCACTACGACAAGCAGCATTTCTCCACGGATGCCAGTCCCGAGCTGATCCGTCAAATGGCCGCAGAAAACGACATCGCCCTCACGGCGATCGGCGACTGTGGCTCGTGCTGCTCGGCATGCGTCAACGACGCGGTGCGTCTGGAATCCGCTGGGGTGCCAACGCTGGTCGTGGTGACCACGGAATTCGAGCATGAGGCACGCCTGCAGCGTGCGTCGCGCGGCATGGCCGGTCTCGAACCCGCGGTCGTCACCCATCCGATCAGCAGCCTGACGCTTGACCAACTCAACGACCGCGCCGCCGAAATCGCCGCGCAGGCTTGGCGCATCTGGTTCGGTGCCGAGGCGCCATCGCACCGAGACGGTGCAGCGCCCATGACGTTGGGGCAGCTGGGCGCATGA
- a CDS encoding CaiB/BaiF CoA transferase family protein encodes MMNQVAPPPLSSLLVADFSRILAGPFATMTLGDLGAEIIKVEQPGGDDTRAWGPPFVANESAYFLGVNRNKRSIVLDLRDPDDLRVARTLAEHADVLVENFRPGTMARFGLDEPTVRQANPALVYCSISAFGPAAGRELTGYDLLIQALGGLMSITGPDPATPTKVGMALVDVLAGLFAAVGIVSALRERDRSGRGQHVEINLMSVLLSALANQSASYVLAEQISRAVGNGHPSIAPYDTYATEDGMIVLAVGNDKQFGKLCKVLGIAELAADDRFRTNELRVHNRASLRQALEQALADYPAGYWTMALTAAGVPAGAINNIAEAFTLAERLGLHPIRSTEDGDRRFGGQVASPINLSATPVTYRIRAPRLGEHSTDIRGWLAELEAGRTTARSTA; translated from the coding sequence ATGATGAATCAGGTTGCGCCACCACCGCTGTCATCCCTGCTGGTGGCGGACTTCTCCCGGATACTGGCTGGGCCGTTCGCCACGATGACCCTCGGCGATCTGGGCGCCGAGATCATCAAGGTCGAGCAACCGGGCGGTGATGACACCAGGGCCTGGGGCCCGCCGTTCGTCGCCAACGAAAGCGCCTATTTCCTCGGCGTCAACCGCAACAAGCGCAGCATCGTCCTTGATTTGCGCGACCCCGACGACCTGCGAGTGGCCAGAACCCTGGCCGAGCACGCCGACGTGCTGGTGGAAAACTTCCGCCCCGGCACCATGGCGCGGTTCGGCCTGGACGAGCCCACTGTTCGCCAGGCCAACCCGGCGCTGGTGTACTGCAGCATCTCGGCGTTTGGGCCCGCCGCGGGACGCGAGCTGACCGGGTACGACTTGCTCATCCAGGCACTCGGCGGGTTAATGAGCATCACCGGGCCAGATCCCGCCACTCCGACCAAAGTCGGGATGGCCCTCGTCGACGTCCTGGCGGGGCTGTTTGCCGCCGTCGGCATCGTGTCGGCCCTGCGTGAGCGCGATCGGTCGGGTCGGGGCCAGCATGTCGAGATCAACCTGATGTCGGTGCTGCTGTCTGCGTTGGCCAACCAGTCCGCCAGTTATGTTCTGGCCGAGCAGATCTCACGCGCCGTCGGGAACGGCCACCCCAGCATCGCCCCCTATGACACCTATGCCACCGAGGATGGGATGATCGTGCTGGCCGTGGGAAACGACAAGCAATTCGGCAAACTCTGCAAAGTCTTGGGCATTGCCGAGTTGGCGGCGGATGACCGCTTCCGCACGAACGAGTTGCGGGTGCACAATCGGGCGTCGTTACGCCAGGCCCTGGAACAGGCGCTGGCCGACTACCCGGCCGGTTATTGGACGATGGCCCTCACCGCCGCGGGAGTTCCCGCCGGAGCGATCAACAACATCGCCGAGGCTTTTACGCTGGCCGAGCGGCTGGGACTGCACCCGATCCGCAGCACCGAGGACGGCGACCGTCGGTTCGGTGGCCAGGTGGCCAGTCCGATCAATCTGTCGGCCACACCGGTGACGTATCGCATCAGGGCACCGCGGCTGGGCGAACACAGCACCGACATCCGCGGGTGGCTCGCCGAGCTTGAGGCCGGGCGCACAACGGCGCGTAGCACAGCGTGA
- a CDS encoding geranylgeranyl reductase family protein has translation MDTSADVVVVGAGPAGSAAAVWAAQTGRDVLVIDASEFPRDKACGDGLTPRAVAELQLLGLGGWLDHHIKHRGLRVSGFGGSIEMDWPAPSFPSHSSAVPRAELDDRLRQTAAAAGASMLLGRKVVDVHQDPAGRVAELVVRRNGTVSRIRCGQVIVADGARSEIGRMLGRRWHRQTVYGVAVRGYLTSPRSDEPLLSTSLDLRRPDGRRLAGYGWIFPLGNGQVNIGVGAWATAQRPAKVALRQLLSHYTNMQRDAWGFDGEPRAVASALLPMGGAASGLAGPNWMLIGDAAACVNPLNGEGIDYGLQSGRLAAGLLGSGDVSQTWPRLLRRHFARDFSIARRFGRLLTVPGFLPAGGVIAMRSATLTDRAVRVMGNFFTDDDADLTARWWRRAGAGSRILESRPPFS, from the coding sequence ATGGACACCAGTGCCGACGTCGTCGTGGTGGGCGCGGGGCCCGCCGGTTCGGCCGCCGCGGTGTGGGCGGCCCAAACCGGTCGCGACGTGCTCGTCATCGACGCCTCCGAGTTTCCCCGCGACAAGGCCTGCGGGGATGGGCTCACGCCTCGCGCCGTCGCCGAATTGCAGCTGTTGGGCCTCGGCGGGTGGCTCGACCACCACATCAAACACCGTGGACTGCGGGTCTCTGGCTTCGGCGGCTCGATCGAAATGGATTGGCCGGCACCATCGTTTCCGTCTCACAGCAGCGCCGTTCCGCGGGCCGAACTTGACGACCGGCTGCGCCAGACGGCCGCGGCCGCCGGCGCCTCGATGCTGCTCGGCCGCAAAGTTGTTGACGTGCATCAAGATCCGGCAGGACGGGTGGCGGAACTGGTGGTCCGCCGCAACGGCACGGTGTCCCGCATTCGGTGCGGGCAGGTGATCGTCGCCGACGGGGCGCGATCCGAGATCGGGCGCATGCTGGGACGGCGGTGGCACCGGCAGACGGTCTACGGCGTAGCCGTCCGCGGCTATCTGACATCGCCACGCAGCGACGAGCCGTTGCTGTCCACCAGCCTGGACCTGCGGCGGCCAGATGGCCGCCGGCTGGCCGGCTACGGGTGGATCTTCCCGCTGGGCAACGGCCAGGTGAACATCGGCGTCGGCGCGTGGGCGACTGCACAGCGACCGGCGAAGGTGGCGCTGCGCCAACTGCTCAGCCACTACACCAACATGCAACGCGATGCGTGGGGATTCGACGGCGAGCCACGGGCGGTCGCGTCGGCACTGTTACCGATGGGCGGTGCGGCGTCCGGACTGGCCGGCCCGAACTGGATGCTGATCGGCGACGCCGCCGCGTGTGTCAACCCGCTCAACGGCGAGGGCATCGACTACGGGCTTCAGAGCGGCCGGCTGGCGGCCGGACTGCTTGGCAGCGGTGATGTTTCGCAAACCTGGCCGCGGCTGCTGCGACGGCATTTCGCGCGCGACTTCTCGATCGCCCGGCGGTTTGGGCGGTTGCTGACGGTGCCCGGGTTTCTGCCGGCCGGCGGCGTGATCGCCATGCGGTCAGCCACATTGACAGATCGTGCCGTTCGGGTGATGGGAAACTTCTTCACCGACGACGACGCGGACCTGACCGCGCGGTGGTGGCGGCGAGCCGGCGCCGGGTCGCGCATCCTCGAGAGCCGGCCGCCGTTCAGCTGA
- a CDS encoding sigma 54 modulation/S30EA ribosomal C-terminal domain-containing protein yields the protein MEQRRSRLVMYAPESSPAREFPDVRVCRGGRVTASQAEWVAHAVGRVLARRGIAGGARVRLTTADCADGPALMQVNLRVGDTPARVQAVTPGPDELSSALLRLDLQIVRLLAQWRPRPWPDRRRRVLTAPAGAHITRRKPVVPRRDTPLGAVAAMDAMDYDVHLFTDAESGEDAVVYRAGPSGLRLARQRHVYPPGWSWSAGSAVPPVPLVVSSRPTPVLTEDSAVGRMCEHGLPFLFFTDPVTGRGRLLYPRYAGDLGLITTNGDGGEDGVP from the coding sequence GTGGAACAAAGGCGGAGTCGTCTCGTCATGTATGCACCCGAGTCATCACCGGCGCGAGAATTTCCCGACGTCCGCGTGTGTCGCGGCGGCCGAGTCACGGCTTCGCAGGCCGAATGGGTCGCCCATGCCGTGGGCCGCGTGTTGGCCCGTCGCGGCATCGCCGGGGGTGCTCGGGTGCGCCTGACGACGGCGGACTGCGCCGACGGGCCGGCGCTGATGCAGGTCAACCTGCGGGTGGGTGACACCCCGGCGCGGGTACAGGCCGTCACACCCGGGCCCGACGAGCTGTCGTCCGCGTTGCTCAGGCTGGACTTGCAGATCGTGCGTTTGTTGGCGCAGTGGCGGCCCCGGCCCTGGCCGGATCGGCGCCGCCGGGTTCTGACCGCGCCGGCCGGTGCCCACATCACCCGTCGCAAACCCGTTGTGCCACGGCGCGACACCCCGTTGGGGGCCGTCGCGGCGATGGACGCGATGGACTACGACGTGCATTTGTTCACCGACGCCGAGAGCGGGGAGGACGCCGTGGTCTACCGGGCTGGACCGTCGGGGCTGCGGCTGGCCCGCCAGAGACACGTGTACCCCCCTGGATGGTCGTGGTCGGCTGGCAGCGCTGTCCCGCCGGTCCCGCTGGTTGTGAGCTCGCGACCGACGCCGGTCCTCACGGAGGACTCCGCGGTGGGCCGGATGTGCGAGCACGGCCTGCCGTTTCTGTTTTTCACCGATCCGGTCACCGGTCGCGGCCGGTTGCTGTACCCGCGCTACGCCGGTGACCTCGGGTTGATCACCACGAACGGCGACGGCGGGGAGGACGGCGTGCCATGA
- a CDS encoding pyridoxamine 5'-phosphate oxidase family protein — MSQDSRCASPDTDREVVELDRDEAMRLLASVDHGRVVFTRDALPAIRPVNHLVVDGRVIVRTRLTSKVSVSVRSSAGVVVAYEADDLDPRRRMGWSVVVTGLATAVTDPEQIARYEHLLHPWVNMAMDSVIAIEPGIVTGIRIVADSHTR, encoded by the coding sequence ATGAGCCAGGATTCCCGATGTGCCAGCCCCGACACCGACCGGGAGGTTGTCGAGCTCGACCGTGACGAGGCAATGCGATTGTTGGCCAGCGTCGACCATGGGCGGGTGGTGTTCACCCGCGATGCGCTGCCGGCGATCCGCCCGGTCAATCACCTCGTCGTCGACGGCCGGGTGATCGTGCGCACCCGGCTGACCAGCAAGGTGTCCGTCTCGGTGCGATCCAGCGCCGGTGTCGTGGTTGCCTATGAAGCCGACGACCTCGACCCGCGGCGGCGGATGGGCTGGAGCGTGGTGGTGACCGGACTGGCGACCGCGGTCACCGACCCCGAGCAGATCGCCCGCTACGAACACCTGCTGCACCCGTGGGTGAACATGGCCATGGACAGCGTGATCGCGATCGAACCCGGGATCGTGACCGGCATCCGCATCGTTGCCGACAGCCACACGCGATAA
- a CDS encoding lsr2/espR transcriptional regulator has protein sequence MGTEPLYKLEAEFFKTLGHPARIRILELLVERDRSVGELLSSDVGLESSNLSQQLGVLRRAGVVAARRDGNAVIYSIASPDIAELLAVARKVLARVLSDRVAVLEDLRAGGTATSK, from the coding sequence GTGGGGACGGAGCCGCTGTACAAGCTCGAGGCGGAGTTCTTCAAGACCCTCGGGCACCCGGCGCGGATCAGGATCTTGGAGCTGCTGGTGGAGCGGGACCGCTCGGTCGGCGAGTTGTTGTCCTCCGACGTCGGGTTGGAGTCGTCGAATCTGTCCCAGCAGCTGGGCGTGCTGCGCCGGGCGGGCGTCGTGGCCGCGCGCCGTGACGGCAACGCGGTGATCTATTCGATCGCCTCGCCCGATATCGCCGAGCTGTTAGCGGTGGCCCGCAAGGTGCTGGCCAGGGTGCTCAGCGACCGGGTCGCCGTGCTGGAGGACCTACGCGCCGGCGGCACCGCTACGTCCAAGTAA